AACGCTCATCCGCCCACAGCCGGGCATGGGACGGCGCTCCGCGCATTCGCGCACATCACCGGCGGCGGGTTCATCGACAACATCCCCCGCGTCTTGCCGAAGGACTGTGATGTCATCATCCGCAAGGGCGCGTGGGACATGCCGCCGATTTTCCAACTGATTCAGGCCCGCGGCGGCGTGCCCGAAGACGAGTTGTACCAGGTTTTCAACATGGGCATCGGCATGACTGCTATTGTTGCTGCCGACAAGGTGGACGCTGTGTTGAAATTCATTCGCGTGCAAAAGTCGGTGGCCTGGTCGATTGGAGAAGTAGTGAAGGGCCGAGGTCGGGTGCAATTGATCGAGGGTCGGTAACAAATGCTGTCATGGTGAATCGGACTCCAGATTGGAACAACCGGAGTGGCGCGTTGCCGCGGATGAAAAGAACTCATCGACATTCTGTAATTGTAGAAAGGGGATGACCCGGATCATCTGACCTCGAAATCGTCCCGCGCCGGTCGTAAGGATGGATTCGCGCGCGAGGTCCAAGTTCGGCAGGCCAGCGGTGTGATATTTCGGGCGGGGCAATCCAAAAGGAAGAAATAAGGCCGCCCCGGACCGGCAGAACTCACAAGGCGGTCAGCTTTTTTCCCCTTTCAGCAGCGACACGGCATAGTCCCGATTCATGCGGGCGATGAAACCAAGGCTGATTTCCTTCGGGCAAACGGCTTCACATGATCCGGTGACCGTGCAGTTGCCGAAACCTTCCGCGTCCATCGCCCGGACCATGTTCGTCACGCGCCGGTCTTTTTCGATCTTTCCCTGCGGAAGCAGGCCGAGATGGGAGACTTTCGCGGCCACAAACAGCATCGCACTGGCATTCTTGCACGCGGCAACGCAGGCGCCGCAACCAATGCATTGCGCGGCGTCCATCGCGAGGTCGGAAGCGTCCTTGGAAACGGGAATCCCATTGGCATCCGGCACACCGCCGGTTGAGACGGACACGAACCCGCCGGCCTGCATGATGCGATCGAAGGCGCTGCGATCCACAATGAGGTCCCGCAGAACAGGAAATGCCCTTGCGCGCCACGGTTCGATGGTGATGGTGTCGCCGCTCTGAAAATGGCGCATGTGCAATTGGCAGGCGGTGGTGCCCTTGCGACCGCCGTGGGGAACACCGTTGATGACCAGGGAACACGCGCCGCAAATACCCTCGCGGCAATCGGAATCGAACGCGATCGGTTCCTTGCCTCGCGTGATAAGTTCCTCGTTCACCACATCGAGCATTTCCAGGAACGACATGTCCGGGATGATGTTCCTGGCTTCGCAGGTTTCGAAGCGTCCGGCCGATTCCGGGCTCTCCTGGCGCCAGACTCTGAGCGTGAGGTCCATTATTTGTAACTCCTCTGCGTCATGTGGGCTTCCTCGTACTCGAGGGGTTCCTTGTGAAGCGCGGGCGGTTTGTCCTGTCCCTGGTATTCCCAGGCCGCGACGTAGGCGAAATGTTCGTCATCCCGACGCGCTTCGCCGTCTTCGGTCTGAAACTCCTCGCGAAAATGGCCGCCGCAGGACTCGTTTCGATGGAGTCCGTCAAGGCAGAGCAATTCGGCAAATTCCATGAAGTCCGCCACGCGCCCGGCGTATTCAAGGTCCTGGTTCAACTCGCCGTTTTTACCGGTGACATTGACGTTGTTCCAGAATTCCTCGCGCAACAGGGGAATGCGGTTCAACGCCTCCTTCAAGCCGGCTTCGCTGCGCGACATGCCGCATTTCTCCCAGAGCAGTTTGCCCAGTTCGCGG
This genomic interval from Candidatus Angelobacter sp. contains the following:
- a CDS encoding succinate dehydrogenase/fumarate reductase iron-sulfur subunit; its protein translation is MDLTLRVWRQESPESAGRFETCEARNIIPDMSFLEMLDVVNEELITRGKEPIAFDSDCREGICGACSLVINGVPHGGRKGTTACQLHMRHFQSGDTITIEPWRARAFPVLRDLIVDRSAFDRIMQAGGFVSVSTGGVPDANGIPVSKDASDLAMDAAQCIGCGACVAACKNASAMLFVAAKVSHLGLLPQGKIEKDRRVTNMVRAMDAEGFGNCTVTGSCEAVCPKEISLGFIARMNRDYAVSLLKGEKS